Proteins from a single region of Ziziphus jujuba cultivar Dongzao chromosome 1, ASM3175591v1:
- the LOC107426565 gene encoding AUGMIN subunit 8 has protein sequence MDVIGSERAFRKHTAVETPRPPLVPAEKNNALTTRRPRTREVSSRYMSPSRATPSTPPSPRRCPSPNLTRTVPTSSHSAPKRAQSVDRKRPSTPPSPQSPSTPVQDSSVDINLTSRRTSTGRLPDSLWPSTMRSLSVSFQSDTISIPVSKKEKPVSNALSDRTLRPSSNVAHKQVETPTVTRKPTPERKRSPLKGKNAPDQSENSKPVDGLHTRLIDQHRWPSRIGGKVSSNALTRSMDCVDKTVRNLATPVTGTGLSSLRRLSTSDVMVKPLQKTLSDSSRLLSLEDGGRAGFGTNSVDNSLHASGPHKLISTGVPDRLACTTSAVRSHQSIPSTGLRHPSPIKTSSVSSPVSRGVSPSRSRPSTPPSRGVSPSRPRPSTSSSQSSNSNSVLSFIADFKKGKKGTGYIEDAHQLRLLYNRYLQWRFANAQAEAVLYVQKVTAERTLYNVWNATLSLWDSVIRKRINLQQLKLELKLNSVLNDQMAYLDDWAVHERDHILSLSGAVEDLEASTLRLPVAGGARADIDSLKVAICSAVDVMQAMASSICSLLPRAEGMNSLVSELAIVAAQEKGMLDECEALLASTAAMQVEEYSLRTHLLQTKQALGGVSNHFWHSRHLYNPD, from the exons ATGGATGTAATTGGATCAGAGAGAGCATTTAGGAAGCATACAGCAGTGGAGACCCCAAGACCACCGTTGGTTCCCGCGGAAAAGAACAATGCACTCACCACGCGCCGCCCTCGAACGAGGGAAGTTAGTTCTAGGTACATGTCACCTTCACGGGCTACGCCGTCAACGCCGCCCAGTCCTCGGCGTTGCCCATCTCCAAACCTCACAAGAACGGTACCTACTTCCTCTCACTCGGCTCCAAAAAGAGCTCAATCTGTGGACAGGAAGCGGCCTTCCACGCCCCCTTCCCCACAAAGTCCATCCACTCCGGTTCAAGACTCATCTGTAGATATTAATTTAACGTCCAGAAGGACATCCACCGGTAGGCTGCCAGACAGTTTATGGCCTTCCACTATGCGTAGTTTGAGTGTTTCCTTCCAGTCGGATACCATTTCTATTCCCGTCAGCAAGAAGGAAAAACCAGTTAGCAATGCCTTGTCTGATCGCACTTTGCGGCCGTCTTCGAATGTGGCACATAAGCAGGTTGAAACACCTACTGTTACACGAAAGCCCACACCGGAGAGAAAGAGAAGCCCTCTTAAAGGGAAAAATGCACCCGATCAGTCGGAGAATTCTAAACCGGTTGATGGGTTACATACTCGATTGATAGATCAGCATCGGTGGCCAAGTAGAATAGGTGGAAAGGTATCTTCCAATGCTTTAACTAGAAGTATGGATTGTGTTGATAAGACAGTTAGAAATCTTGCTACACCAGTAACAGGAACTGGCTTGTCTTCTTTGCGGAGATTGTCAACTTCTGATGTCATGGTTAAACCTTTACAAAAAACTCTTAGCGACTCCTCAAGGCTATTGTCACTTGAAGATGGCGGTAGAGCAGGGTTTGGGACCAACTCAGTTGATAATTCACTGCATGCGTCTGGACCTCACAAGCTTATTTCAACAGGTGTACCAGATAGATTAGCATGTACAACTTCTGCTGTCAGATCTCATCAATCTATTCCTTCCACCGGATTACGTCATCCCTCACCTATTAAGACCTCAAGTGTGTCATCCCCTGTTTCAAGAGGTGTTAGTCCATCTCGATCAAGACCATCTACTCCTCCTTCTAGAGGAGTTAGTCCATCTCGACCAAGGCCATCTACCTCTTCTAGTCAATCTAGCAATTCGAACTCTGTGCTTAGTTTTATTGCCGAttttaaaaaaggtaaaaaggGTACAGGCTACATTGAAGATGCTCATCAGCTGCGGTTGCTATATAACAGATATTTGCAGTGGCGATTTGCTAATGCCCAGGCAGAGGCTGTACTTTATGTTCAGAAAGTAACTGCAGAG AGAACTCTATACAACGTTTGGAATGCTACACTAAGTTTGTGGGACTCGGTAATTAGGAAAAGGATCAATCTTCAGCAGTTGAAGCTTGAGCTTAAGCTGAACTCAGTGTTAAATGATCAA ATGGCCTATCTTGATGATTGGGCTGTGCATGAAAGAGATCATATCTTATCTTTATCTGGGGCTGTTGAAGATTTGGAGGCAAGCACTCTTCGTCTTCCGGTTGCTGGAGGGGCAAGG GCAGATATTGATTCTTTGAAGGTTGCTATCTGCTCAGCTGTTGATGTGATGCAGGCGATGGCATCCTCCATTTGCTCTTTGCTCCCAAGG gcGGAGGGCATGAACAGTTTGGTTTCGGAACTTGCTATTGTAGCAGCACAGGAGAAAGGGATGCTTGATGAATGTGAAGCACTGTTGGCTTCAACAGCAGCTATGCAG GTAGAGGAATACAGCCTTAGGACGCATCTCTTACAGACAAAACAAGCTTTGGGTGGGGTGAGCAACCACTTTTGGCATTCGAGGCACCTATATAACCCTGATTAG